One genomic region from bacterium encodes:
- the lysS gene encoding lysine--tRNA ligase encodes MEHQEELNDLMKVRRAKLTRLQELGINPFAYTFSRDITARDILDRFAELEEKSVSVAGRVLTLRSMGKAAFADIADASGKIQIYVRRDQVGDQAYEVFDLTDIGDLVGVTGTVHKTRTGEITIFAQKFELLTKSLRPMPVVKERVEEGQTVTYDAFADTELRYRQRYLDLMVNRDVRQTFIARSRIVSAMRRYLDARGYLEVETPVLQPLYGGAAARPFVTHHNALDMNLYLRIADELYLKRLIVGGFEGVYEISKDFRNEGIDRSHNPEFTMMELYVAYQDYHFMMGLVEEMVGTITAEVCGGTKISYQGQELDFTAPWPRVRMFEALQRYTGMDLYGKSRDELYAAAKALHCEVEPFMESGKILDEIVKEKVEPHLIQPTFLCDYPVELSPLAKRHRDDPRLVERFEAFVAGREICNAFSELNDPIDQRSRFEQQMKAKAAGDEEAQLLDEDFLRALEHGMPPTAGLGMGIDRLTMLLTDAPSIRDVILFPTMRPEL; translated from the coding sequence ATGGAACACCAGGAAGAATTGAATGATCTGATGAAAGTACGCCGGGCCAAGCTCACCCGGCTGCAGGAGCTGGGCATCAATCCCTTCGCCTACACCTTTTCACGCGATATCACCGCCCGGGATATACTCGATCGCTTTGCGGAACTCGAGGAGAAGAGCGTCTCGGTGGCCGGCCGGGTTCTGACCCTGCGCAGCATGGGCAAAGCCGCTTTCGCCGACATCGCCGACGCCTCGGGCAAGATCCAGATCTACGTCCGCCGCGACCAGGTCGGGGATCAGGCCTATGAGGTCTTTGATCTCACCGACATCGGTGACCTGGTCGGGGTCACTGGCACGGTCCATAAAACCCGCACCGGCGAAATCACCATTTTTGCCCAGAAATTCGAGCTGCTCACCAAGAGCCTGAGGCCCATGCCGGTGGTCAAGGAGCGCGTCGAGGAGGGGCAAACCGTCACCTACGATGCCTTCGCCGACACAGAGCTGCGCTACCGCCAGCGCTATCTCGACCTGATGGTCAACCGCGACGTGCGCCAGACTTTCATCGCACGCTCGCGTATCGTCAGCGCCATGCGCCGCTACCTCGACGCTCGCGGCTATCTCGAGGTCGAAACCCCGGTTCTGCAGCCCCTTTACGGCGGCGCGGCGGCGCGGCCTTTCGTGACCCATCACAACGCCCTCGACATGAACCTCTATCTGCGCATTGCCGATGAGCTTTATCTCAAACGGCTCATCGTCGGCGGCTTTGAGGGCGTCTATGAGATCAGCAAGGATTTCCGCAATGAGGGCATCGACCGCTCCCACAATCCCGAATTCACCATGATGGAACTCTATGTAGCCTATCAGGATTACCATTTCATGATGGGCCTGGTCGAGGAGATGGTCGGAACGATCACCGCGGAAGTGTGCGGCGGCACTAAAATCTCCTACCAGGGGCAGGAGCTTGATTTCACCGCCCCCTGGCCGCGTGTGCGTATGTTCGAAGCCCTGCAACGCTACACGGGGATGGATCTCTACGGCAAGAGCCGTGACGAGCTCTATGCCGCCGCAAAGGCGCTGCACTGCGAGGTCGAGCCCTTTATGGAGAGCGGCAAAATCCTCGACGAGATCGTCAAGGAGAAGGTCGAACCCCATCTCATCCAGCCCACCTTCCTCTGCGACTATCCGGTCGAGCTTTCGCCCTTGGCCAAACGCCACCGCGATGATCCCCGGCTGGTTGAGCGCTTCGAGGCCTTTGTCGCAGGACGGGAAATCTGTAACGCCTTTTCCGAACTCAACGATCCCATCGACCAACGCAGCCGTTTCGAGCAGCAAATGAAGGCGAAGGCGGCCGGAGACGAGGAGGCCCAGCTCCTGGATGAGGATTTCCTGCGCGCCCTCGAGCATGGCATGCCGCCGACGGCAGGGCTCGGCATGGGTATCGACCGTCTGACGATGCTGCTGACCGATGCGCCTTCGATCCGGGATGTCATCCTCTTCCCGACCATGCGGCCGGAGCTGTAA